The following are encoded in a window of Naumovozyma castellii chromosome 10, complete genome genomic DNA:
- the PUN1 gene encoding Pun1p (ancestral locus Anc_4.286), translated as MSNFFKLFFTALLSFSALILAIVACAGSTKNYHPLNDIFIAQLDLTGLQLSSILPSSVASSAISSVTSAVPSYINLGLWSYCTLDSSKKVVSCTSPKGIQKFNLNSLIYDNIEDNQVLSLLDSISSLVLPSNLQDKMTYYNDLVKCMFITILIGIVVTFLNLVVNLIRWVLHLRLLNWIGIFFSLIGFLSLLISVGTGMGTYIYISHLLKDDYDQYGISLSLGRNYLGILWGSVAAALLNLLLWQTVRYDYGRTKYVYATNPIDEKPLL; from the coding sequence ATGTCCAACTTCTTTAAACTATTCTTCACAGCACTGCTGTCATTCTCGGCGCTCATACTAGCCATTGTCGCCTGTGCAGGGTCCACCAAGAACTATCACCCTCTAAATGACATCTTCATCGCACAATTAGATCTCACAGGTCTGCAATTGAGCAGCATTCTGCCCTCCTCAGTCGCATCTAGCGCAATCTCATCCGTCACATCCGCAGTACCATCGTACATAAACTTGGGTCTATGGTCCTACTGCACACTAGATTCCTCTAAGAAAGTGGTCTCATGCACATCACCTAAGGGAATCCAGAAATTCAACCTAAACTCACTCATATACGATAACATAGAAGATAATCAAGTCTTATCCCTCTTAGACTCCATCTCCTCCCTCGTGCTCCCCTCCAACCTACAGGACAAGATGACATACTACAATGACCTCGTCAAATGTATGTTCATCACTATCCTCATCGGTATCGTCGTCACCTTCTTGAACCTCGTCGTCAATTTGATCCGTTGGGTCCTCCATTTGAGACTTTTGAACTGGATAGgtatcttcttctccttgATAGGGTTCCTATCATTGCTGATCAGTGTCGGTACAGGAATGGGGACTTACATTTACATATCACATTTGTTGAAAGATGATTACGATCAATATGGGATCTCTTTGAGCTTGGGGAGAAACTATCTGGGGATACTTTGGGGTAGTGTCGCTGCTGCATTGTTGAACTTGTTGCTATGGCAAACAGTGAGGTACGATTACGGCAGAACTAAATACGTGTATGCTACTAATCCAATCGATGAGAAACCCTTATTGTGA
- the VPS36 gene encoding ESCRT-II subunit protein VPS36 (ancestral locus Anc_4.288), with amino-acid sequence MECWKFIECTESGQPILRENEKDILMDHSVGLYHGKLKIVNRQSGRVFLTSQRIIYIDDAKPTQNSLALELDDIKSIDYSSSFLKKSAKMIVFLKQQEQQKKDAKKDKNQASLTALVDEVTTWICPICMVTNESDQDLSKVPPVCINCGVSPDFNMIKSSLNISRNITSTTNKKSKDDKNNKEKNVCPACTFVNHSQIRNCEICGTRLPNANIRHNRSNESFKDSRINLILEKDQSSSSSMPPSVEFVQVSFRKSDGVLFTQATEKTLQIFNAKNNKIFNQNVKSINGVDVNANLPLLQTNLKKIGITSLERSRENQLLNNDILFNNALSDLNSLISLANNIERLYRSTKNSQQQTNSSSHRIAKKPALIIDREKFYNKELFLDEIAREIYDFAMSEFNETTTTTQNENIHIMVTLVDFYAIYNKSMRIGTGLISPLEMKEACQRFEKLGLNNLKLTRINNRVLCLSTKDSFNFVKSQILSTIDQNPGSDLLNLTNLINTPSTKTANNNKMETNNWTIGVIMEILQNCVDEGDLLIDEQISGIYYYMNTYWKV; translated from the coding sequence ATGGAATGTTGGAAGTTTATAGAATGTACCGAGTCAGGTCAACCCATCTTGAGGGAGAATGAAAAGGATATCCTGATGGATCATTCCGTGGGTCTCTACCACGGTAAGCTAAAGATCGTGAACAGACAATCTGGTAGGGTGTTCCTTACGTCTCAACGGATCATCTACATCGACGATGCTAAGCCAACGCAAAACTCATTGGCTTTGGAATTGGATGATATCAAATCCATTGACTACTCGTCTagtttcttgaaaaaatctGCCAAGATGATCGTCTTCCTGAAGCAACAGGAGCAACAAAAGAAAGACGCCAAAAAGGACAAGAACCAAGCTTCTTTGACCGCATTGGTGGACGAAGTAACTACATGGATTTGCCCCATTTGCATGGTAACGAATGAATCTGATCAAGATTTATCAAAAGTGCCTCCCGTCTGTATCAATTGTGGTGTATCCCCTGATTTCAACATGATCAAATCGTCACTAAAcatttcaagaaatattaCCAGCACAACCAAcaaaaaatcaaaagatgacaagaataataaggaaaaaaatgtttGTCCGGCTTGCACATTTGTCAATCATTCGCAGATAAGAAATTGCGAAATTTGTGGGACAAGATTGCCAAATGCAAATATACGACATAACAGATCCAATGAATCGTTCAAGGATTCAAGGATTAACTTGATCCTAGAAAAAGATcaatcttcatcttcctccaTGCCTCCTAGTGTTGAATTTGTTCAGGTAAGTTTTAGAAAATCAGATGGGGTCCTCTTCACTCAAGCTACAGAAAAAACTttacaaatatttaatgcaaagaataataaaatctttaatcAAAACGTCAAGTCTATCAATGGTGTCGACGTTAATGCTAATCTACCTCTCTTGCAAAccaatttaaagaaaattggtATTACGTCGTTGGAAAGATCTAGAGAAAATCAATTGTTAAATAACgatattcttttcaataacgCTCTATCAGACTTGAATAGTCTAATTTCACTGGCGAATAACATTGAAAGACTATATCGTTCAACCAAAAATTCACAACAGCAAACAAACTCTTCTTCCCACAGGATTGCGAAAAAACCTGCATTAATTATTGACAGGGAGAAATTctataataaagaattattctTGGATGAAATTGCAAGAGAAATTTACGACTTCGCCATGTCTGAATTTAATGAGACCACCACAACCACTCAGAATGAAAACATCCATATTATGGTTACTTTGGTGGATTTTTACGCAATATATAACAAATCAATGAGGATTGGTACCGGTTTAATATCACCTTTGGAAATGAAGGAAGCATGTcagagatttgaaaaactaggattgaataatttaaaattgaCAAGAATCAATAATAGAGTGCTATGTTTGTCGACTAAAGATTCCTTCAACTTTGTCAAGAGCCAAATATTGTCTACCATTGATCAAAATCCAGGGTcagatttattgaatttgaccaatttaattaatacACCTTCAACGAAAACCgcaaacaacaacaaaatggAAACCAATAACTGGACTATTGGTGTCATTATGGAAATACTACAAAATTGTGTCGATGAGGGAGATTTGCTAATTGATGAACAAATTTCTGgaatttattattacatGAACACGTATTGGAAAgtttaa
- the FAS1 gene encoding tetrafunctional fatty acid synthase subunit FAS1 (ancestral locus Anc_4.280), translating to MSTSIRPLIISHGSIEHALPVPTASYFAASQLQEQFLKTLPEPTEGFASDDEPSSSAELLGKFLGYVSTLIDPKVNGQFDEVIKVSLTEFDNSYLQQGNVNDIHTLAATLLQDQDKFPTTLPKVKELIKNYITARTVANNPFAKNSNSALFNSQNNPEIVAIFGGQGNTDDYFEELRELYQTYHVITADLIKFAADTLNELIKSTSDAGKVFTQGFNVIEWLRHPSRTPDTDYLLSIPISCPLIGVIQLAHYAITARLLGFTPGELRSHLKGATGHSQGLATAVAIAEADSWDSFYVSMKKAISVLFFIGVRCHLAYPNTSLPPSIVEDSVENNEGVPSPMLTISNLTQKQVQTFVDETNSHLPQEKHIVISLVNGARNLVVSGPPQSLYGLNLALRKEKAPSGLDQSRIPYSERKLKFSNRFLPVASPFHSHLLIPATKFIIQDLQNEKVEFNETDLKIPVYDTFDGKNLKDHKSSIAERIVDCIIRLPVNWELTTRFSATHILDFGPGGVSGLGVLTHRNKDGTGVRVIVAGTLDINPDDDYGFKQELFENNLKTNPDWLKEYHPKLIKNKTGKIFVDTKFSKLLGRAPLLVPGMTPTTVSPDFVAATINAGYQIELAGGGYFSAQGMTDAIDSVISQIKKGYSLSLNLIYVNPFMLQWCIPLIKELRAKGYPIQGMTIGAGVPSLDVATEYIETLGLTHLGLKPGSIDAISQVITIAKAHPNFPIVLQWTGGRGGGHHSFEDFHTPMLQMYSKIRRQSNIILIAGSGFGSADDTYPYLTGEWSTNFNYPPMPFDGFLFGSRVMTAKEAKTSPAAKKAIVEAKGVPDKEWEQTYKKPTGGVLTVRSEMGEPIHKLATRCVIFWKELDETIFNLPKNKLQPTLDAKKDYIISKLNADTHKPWFATVNGEVRDITMMTYQEVAERLAELMIIKRTNTWIDPTWKTFTGNFLRRVEERFTKSKTVSVIQSYSMLDDATKALDTVFTTYPEAKVQYMNAQDVDYFLSLCQNPAQKPVPFVPVLDQRFEFFFKKDSLWQSERLEAVVDEDVQRTCILNGPVAAQFTHVVDEPIKSILDGVHEGHISKLLKTYYNGDETKIPVTEYFGGEDLESDDVATNEQTVSYTADTTTDEDAWFKLLAGSKKSWRSAFFSTKRVVQDSLYVDNPVRNVFKPCENMTVVISHPNDSQNTVVTLSEPVQGEIKETCVLKLSKENVIEMSLIENRTMDGNPVALPLFYNYQPEDGFAPISEVMTGRNQRIKEMYWKLWIDEPFNLDFDPRKVIKGSDFTITAKSISEFTHAIGNNCEDFVPRSGRTLLAPMDFAIVVGWRAIIKAIFPDTVDGDLLKLVHMSNGYQMIPGASPLKENDVISTFAIIKSVVNQPTGKIVEVVGTLSRDGKPVMDVTSSFFYRGTYTDFENTFQKTVEPIYEMHIKSPKDIAVLRSKEWFQLDDEDIDLMNKTLRFEIETEVTFKNATVFSSVKCNGPIKMELPTKEHVEIGIVDYEAGESYGNPVVDYLKRNGSTLEEKVNLENAIPIAVLDSQSPSTNEPYGRVSGDLNPIHVSRHFASYANLPGTITHGMYSSAVVRGLIENWAADSVSSRVRGYDCQFVNMVLPNTPLKTSIQHIGMINGRKLVKFETKNDEDVLVLTGEAEIEQPVSTYVFTGQGAQEQGMGMDLYKSSAIAKDVWDRADIHFKHTYGFSILDIVKNNPTELTIYFGGEKGRKIKANYTQMVFETIVDGVVKTEKIFKGIDEHTNSYTFRSPTGLLSATQFTQPALTLMEKAAFEDLKAKGLIQADAAFAGHSLGEYAALASLADIMSIESLVEVVFYRGMTMQVAVPRDDHGRSNYGMIAVNPGRVAPTFTQEALQFVVEKVAKRTEWLLEIVNYNVENQQYVAAGDLRALDTLSNVLNFIKLQKIDIVKLQETMSLEKVESHLFEIIDEIAKTAEAKPQPIELERGFACIPLRGISVPFHSSYLRNGVKPFETFLKKNIIKENVKVDRLVGKYIPNLTAKPFAVTKEYFQEVYDLTGSERIKKILDNWEKYEN from the coding sequence ATGAGCACTTCCATAAGGCCATTAATCATATCACATGGTTCCATCGAACATGCTCTACCGGTCCCAACAGCTTCCTATTTTGCTGCTTCTCAATTGCAAGAACAATTTCTCAAGACGTTGCCCGAACCAACTGAAGGTTTCGCTTCCGATGATGAACCTTCCTCTTCTGCTGAATTACTCGGTAAATTTTTAGGTTATGTATCCACTTTAATAGATCCTAAAGTTAACGGTCAATTTGATGAAGTCATAAAGGTATCTTTGACCGAATTCGATAATAGTTACCTTCAACAAGGTAATGTTAACGATATTCATACTTTAGCAGCAACTCTTTTACAAGACCAGGATAAATTCCCAACAACTTTACCAAAagttaaagaattaatcAAGAATTATATAACAGCAAGAACCGTCGCAAATAACCCATTTGCcaagaattcaaattctgCCTTATTCAATTCTCAAAATAATCCGGAAATAGTCGCCATCTTTGGTGGTCAAGGTAACACAGATGATTATTTCGAAGAATTGAGAGAATTGTATCAAACTTATCACGTCATCACTGctgatttaattaaattcGCTGCTGATACActaaatgaattaattaaatcaacTTCAGATGCCGGTAAGGTCTTCACTCAAGGTTTCAACGTCATTGAATGGTTAAGACATCCATCAAGAACCCCAGATACGGATTATTTATTGTCAATTCCAATCTCATGTCCTCTGATTGGTGTCATTCAATTGGCTCACTACGCAATTACCGCTAGATTATTAGGTTTCACTCCAGGTGAGTTGAGATCTCATTTGAAAGGTGCTACCGGTCATTCACAAGGTCTAGCTACCGCTGTAGCCATCGCCGAAGCGGATTCTTGGGATTCATTCTACGTTTCCATGAAGAAGGCAATCTCAGTGCTTTTCTTCATCGGGGTCCGTTGTCATCTTGCCTACCCAAATACTTCATTACCACCATCTATAGTGGAAGACTCCgtggaaaataatgaaggtGTCCCATCTCCAATGTTAACAATCTCCAACTTGACACAGAAACAAGTGCAAACATTTGTTGACGAAACCAACTCTCATTTACCACAGGAAAAGCATATAGTCATCTCCTTAGTGAACGGTGCAAGAAACTTGGTCGTTTCTGGTCCTCCACAATCATTATACGGGTTGAATTTGGCTCTaagaaaggaaaaggcTCCATCCGGATTGGATCAATCAAGAATCCCATACAgtgaaagaaaattgaaattttcaaacaGATTCTTACCTGTAGCATCTCCCTTCCATTCTCATTTATTAATTCCAGCCActaaattcattattcaagatTTACAAAACGAAAAAGTGGAATTCAATGAAACTGATTTGAAGATCCCCGTCTATGACACTTTCGATGGtaagaatttgaaagatcaCAAGAGTTCCATCGCTGAAAGAATCGTGGATTGTATCATTAGATTACCTGTCAATTGGGAATTGACTACCAGGTTTTCAGCCACTCATATCTTAGATTTTGGTCCAGGTGGTGTCTCAGGTCTTGGTGTCTTGACTCATCGTAATAAGGACGGTACTGGTGTTCGTGTTATTGTCGCTGGTACTTTGGATATTAACCCAGATGATGACTACGGTTTCAAGCAAGAATTATTCGaaaacaatttgaagacAAACCCAGATTGGTTGAAGGAATATCATCCTAAATTGATCAAGAATAAGACTGGTAAAATCTTTGTCGATAccaaattttctaaattgtTAGGTAGAGCTCCTCTATTAGTTCCAGGTATGACTCCAACTACTGTGTCTCCAGATTTTGTTGCTGCCACTATTAATGCTGGttatcaaattgaattagCTGGTGGTGGTTATTTCTCCGCACAAGGTATGACTGATGCTATCGACTCTGTCATTTCTCAAATCAAGAAGGGTTACAGTTTATCTCTAAATTTAATCTATGTTAACCCATTCATGTTACAATGGTGTATCCCATTGATAAAGGAATTAAGAGCAAAGGGTTATCCAATTCAAGGTATGACTATCGGTGCTGGTGTTCCTTCTTTGGATGTCGCTACCGAATACATTGAAACTTTGGGTCTAACACATTTAGGGTTGAAGCCAGGTTCTATCGATGCTATCTCTCAAGTTATTACCATTGCTAAAGCTCATCCAAATTTCCCAATTGTCTTACAATGGACTGGTGGTAGAGGTGGTGGTCATCATTCCTTTGAAGATTTCCATACCCCAATGCTACAAATGTATTCCAAGATTAGAAGACAATCTAATATTATCTTAATTGCTGGTTCAGGGTTCGGATCTGCTGACGATACTTATCCATATTTGACAGGTGAATGGTCAACTAATTTCAACTATCCACCAATGCCATTCGATGGGTTCTTATTTGGTTCAAGAGTTATGACTGCTAAGGAAGCTAAGACTTCTCCAGCTGCTAAGAAAGCCATTGTTGAAGCTAAGGGTGTCCCAGATAAAGAATGGGAACAAACTTATAAGAAACCTACTGGTGGTGTCTTAACTGTTCGTTCGGAAATGGGTGAACCAATCCATAAACTGGCCACACGTTGTGTTATCTTCTGGAAAGAGTTAGATGAAACTATTTTTAATCTACCAAAAAACAAATTACAACCAACTTTGGACGCTAAGAAGGATTACATTATTTCTAAATTGAATGCTGACACTCATAAACCATGGTTTGCTACTGTTAACGGTGAAGTTCGCGACATCACTATGATGACCTATCAAGAAGTTGCTGAAAGACTAGCTGAATTGATGATTATCAAACGTACTAATACTTGGATTGACCCAACTTGGAAGACTTTCACAGGAAATTTCCTACGTCGTGTTGAAGAACGTTTTACCAAGAGTAAGACTGTTTCTGTTATTCAATCTTACTCCATGTTAGATGACGCTACTAAGGCCCTTGATACTGTTTTCACTACCTATCCAGAAGCTAAAGTTCAATATATGAATGCCCAAGATGTTGATTATTTCTTAAGTTTATGTCAAAATCCAGCTCAAAAGCCTGTCCCATTTGTTCCTGTCTTAGatcaaagatttgaatttttctttaagaaGGATTCTTTGTGGCAATCTGAAAGATTAGAAGCtgttgttgatgaagatgttcAAAGAACTTGTATTTTGAATGGCCCAGTTGCTGCTCAATTCACTCATGTTGTTGATGAACcaattaaatcaattttaGACGGTGTTCATGAAGGTCATATTTctaaattattgaagactTATTACAATGGTGATGAAACAAAAATCCCTGTAACTGAATACTTTGGTGGTGAAGATCTTGAATCTGATGATGTCGCTACTAATGAACAAACTGTTTCTTACACCGCTGACACTACTactgatgaagatgctTGGTTCAAGTTGCTTGCTGGATCCAAGAAAAGTTGGAGATCTGCATTTTTCTCAACCAAGAGAGTTGTTCAAGATTCTCTTTACGTCGACAATCCAGTGAGAAATGTCTTCAAGCCATGTGAGAATATGACAGTTGTAATCTCTCATCCAAATGATTCTCAAAATACTGTTGTGACACTTTCTGAACCAGTTCAAGGTGAAATTAAGGAAACTTGtgttttgaaattaagcaaagaaaatgtCATTGAAATGAGTTTAATCGAAAACAGAACCATGGATGGAAATCCAGTTGCTTTACCACTATTCTATAACTATCAACCTGAAGATGGTTTTGCACCAATTTCTGAAGTGATGACTGGCCGTAACCAACGTATCAAGGAAATGTACTGGAAATTATGGATCGATGAACCATTCAACTTGGATTTCGACCCAAGAAAGGTTATTAAGGGATCTGATTTCACCATAACTGCTAAGAGTATCTCAGAATTTACTCATGCCATCGGTAACAATTGTGAAGATTTCGTTCCTAGATCTGGTAGAACCTTACTAGCTCCAATGGATTTCGCCATTGTCGTTGGTTGGAGGGCAATCATCAAGGCTATCTTCCCAGATACTGTCGATGGTGATCTATTGAAATTAGTCCACATGTCCAACGGTTATCAAATGATTCCAGGTGCTTCACCACTTAAGGAAAATGATGTTATTTCAACATTCGCAATCATTAAGTCAGTTGTCAATCAACCTACCGGGAAGATTGTCGAAGTTGTTGGTACTTTATCTAGAGATGGTAAACCTGTCATGGATGTGAcctcttctttcttctaCAGAGGTACTTACACCGATTTTGAAAACACTTTCCAAAAGACAGTCGAACCAATTTACGAAATGCACATTAAGTCTCCAAAGGACATTGCTGTTCTACGTTCAAAGGAATGGTTCCAgttagatgatgaagatattgatttgaTGAATAAGACATTAAGATTCGAAATAGAAACTGAAGTTACATTTAAAAATGCTACCGTCTTCTCCTCTGTTAAATGTAATGGTCCTATCAAGATGGAATTACCAACTAAGGAACATGTCGAGATTGGTATTGTTGACTATGAAGCTGGTGAATCTTATGGTAATCCTGTTGTGGATTACTTGAAGAGAAATGGTTCcactttggaagaaaaggttaatttggaaaatgcaATTCCAATTGCTGTTCTCGATTCTCAAAGTCCAAGTACTAATGAACCTTATGGTAGAGTTTCCGGCGATTTGAATCCAATTCACGTCTCTCGTCACTTTGCCAGCTATGCTAACCTTCCAGGTACTATTACTCACGGTATGTACTCATCTGCTGTTGTTCGTGGTTTGATTGAAAACTGGGCTGCTGACAGTGTCTCTTCCAGAGTTCGTGGCTATGATTGTCAATTTGTGAACATGGTTCTTCCTAACACTCCTTTGAAGACATCTATCCAACATATTGGTATGATCAATGGTCGTAAGTTAGTCAAGTTTGAAACtaaaaatgatgaagacgTCCTTGTATTAACTGGTGAAgctgaaattgaacaacCAGTCTCCACTTATGTTTTCACTGGTCAAGGTGCTCAAGAACAAGGTATGGGTATGGACTTATACAAGAGTTCTGCTATTGCCAAGGATGTCTGGGATAGAGCTGATATTCATTTCAAGCATACTTATGGTTTCTCAATTCTTGATATTGTGAAGAATAATCCAACTGAATTAACCATCTACTTTGGTGGTGAAAAGGGTAGAAAGATCAAGGCAAACTATACTCAAATGGTTTTCGAAACTATTGTTGATGGTGTTGTCAAGACTGAAAAGATTTTCAAGGGTATCGATGAACATACCAATTCCTATACATTTAGATCTCCAACAGGTTTATTATCTGCCACACAATTTACTCAACCTGCATTAACTTTAATGGAAAAGGCAgcttttgaagatttgaaagcTAAGGGTCTAATCCAAGCTGATGCTGCGTTTGCTGGTCATTCCCTAGGTGAGTATGCTGCCTTAGCCTCTCTAGCTGATATTATGTCCATTGAATCATTGGTTGAAGTTGTCTTCTACAGAGGTATGACAATGCAAGTTGCCGTTCCAAGAGATGACCATGGTAGATCTAACTATGGTATGATTGCTGTTAACCCTGGTAGAGTTGCTCCAACTTTTACACAAGAAGCTTTAcaatttgttgttgaaaaGGTTGCTAAGAGAACCGAATGGTTATTAGAAATTGTTAATTATAACGTTGAGAATCAACAATATGTTGCTGCTGGTGATTTGAGAGCTTTAGATACATTATCCAATGTcttgaatttcattaaattgcAAAAGATTGATATTGTCAAGCTACAAGAAACAATGTCTTTGGAAAAAGTGGAATCACAtttgtttgaaataattgatgaaattgcTAAGACAGCTGAGGCTAAACCACAACcaattgaattggaaagagGTTTTGCTTGTATTCCATTACGTGGTATCTCAGTTCCATTCCATTCCTCATACTTAAGAAACGGTGTCAAGCCCTTCGAAACtttcttgaaaaagaaTATCATTAAGGAGAATGTTAAGGTGGATAGATTGGTTGGTAAGTATATTCCAAACTTGACTGCCAAACCATTTGCTGTCACTAAAGaatatttccaagaagTCTATGATTTAACTGGATCTGAACGtattaagaaaatattggacAATTGggaaaaatatgaaaattaa
- the INA1 gene encoding Ina1p (ancestral locus Anc_4.285), whose product MLMKNNLILLLCSLFTFCTFIFVIIATAGSSSDYKPITNIYLGVADISKINVTKVVPQVGGILTILGSALTAPNSTLDDIFGALKQISETPALAPLLNLMSNAQNSTATVDSIISLSPLALTSTNSTNEEMDEINSLLAGSKNVTETIAGFGTLMDSMLGSNSTSNSSSMADLQNTVFSLLADSTNATGTTEALITLNNMTMAEKAQLLPAFGLFSSSNNITMTFASLVDLMNATIPASLESTLFQQIEKAIDSNEDLNTVFTGLQSLVPSPYQSSLTAVANLFNASTSANTTYQSLTEMIADNITTSASAKVALTSLSTIVGYSQNKTVVLSSVESLATAADASSATAQLVSLDTILSASENSTETVETIAKLNAGLPSNMDTVQYIPYLFTLLNASKDPAVTFSSLLNITAWAKTNAATFLPLIKILKNAASVTEITDGQLRDLTPSLLEYLHVPVKFRLGIFRLCHANLENEIMSCTPRTTVQNLDFRQIIYDAIEQSDFKPYMDALKIGPNDLMLDGSLQDKEHMYVPAVKASLAMFLLAIIGSFFLLCLLLWVCFKNVLVLKIWLLVVFLSMWVALFSGLGSSIFSGMVGVIKSGTKKDNYGVTCAAGSAFYGLMWTGFTLAFITMLILMWQAWNVRKSVGVVINEEEAAEHGEVEMVGGDSGSVSSKVSEQKVFGGVEKISDKE is encoded by the coding sequence atgttgatgaaaaataatctAATACTTCTACTGTGTAGTTTATTCACATTCTGCACTTTCATATTCGTTATTATCGCTACTGCCGGTTCCAGTTCCGATTATAAACCAATAACAAACATTTACCTAGGTGTTGCTGATATTTCCAAGATTAATGTCACTAAAGTCGTTCCACAAGTCGGTGGGATCTTGACTATCTTGGGATCTGCTTTAACTGCCCCAAATTCCACTCTAGATGATATTTTTGGCGCTTTGAAACAAATTTCTGAAACTCCTGCATTGGCCCCATTATTGAACTTGATGTCTAATGCTCAAAACTCTACCGCTACCGTGGATTCcattatttcattatctCCATTGGCGCTAACTAGTACTAATTCTACCAACGAGGAaatggatgaaattaaCTCATTATTAGCTGGTTCCAAGAACGTCACTGAAACAATCGCTGGTTTCGGTACTTTAATGGATTCCATGCTAGGTTCTAACTCTActtccaattcttccaGTATGGctgatttacaaaataCCGTTTTCTCCTTATTAGCTGATTCGACAAACGCCACTGGTACCACTGAAGCTTTAATCACTTTGAATAACATGACTATGGCAGAAAAGGCTCAATTGCTCCCAGCATTCGGTTTATTCTCCAGTTCCAATAACATTACTATGACTTTTGCCTCATTAGTCGATTTAATGAACGCTACCATTCCAGCTTCTTTGGAAAGTACTTTATTCCAACAGATTGAAAAAGCCATTGATTCCAATGAGGATTTGAACACTGTCTTCACCGGTTTGCAATCTTTGGTCCCATCTCCATACCAATCAAGTTTGACCGCCGTTGCCAACTTATTCAATGCATCCACTTCAGCAAACACTACTTACCAATCCTTGACGGAAATGATCGCTGATAATATTACTACTTCCGCGTCTGCTAAAGTTGCTCTAACTTCATTGTCAACCATTGTCGGTTATTCTCAAAACAAGACCGTTGTTCTTTCCTCAGTGGAAAGTTTGGCTACTGCCGCTGATGCAAGTTCCGCCACTGCTCAATTAGTCTCTTTGGATACTATCTTATCCGCTAGTGAAAACAGTACTGAAACAGTTGAAACTATTGCCAAGTTGAACGCCGGTTTACCATCCAATATGGACACTGTTCAATACATCCCATACTTGTTCACTCTATTAAATGCCTCCAAAGACCCAGCTGTCACTTTCAGCTCCCTATTGAACATTACCGCTTGGGCAAAGACTAACGCAGCTACTTTCTTACCTTTGATCAAAATCTTAAAGAATGCAGCCAGTGTCACTGAAATTACAGACGGTCAATTACGTGATTTGACTCCATCCCTATTGGAATACTTGCATGTCCCAGTCAAGTTCCGTCTAGGTATCTTCAGATTATGTCATgccaatttggaaaatgaaattatgtCCTGTACTCCTCGTACCACTGTGCAAAACTTGGACTTTAGACAAATCATCTACGATGCCATTGAACAATCTGACTTCAAACCATACATGGATGCCCTAAAGATCGGACCAAACGACTTAATGTTGGATGGTTCCTTACAAGACAAGGAACACATGTACGTTCCAGCAGTGAAGGCCTCCCTAGCCATGTTCCTACTGGCCATCATTGGTTCCTTCTTCCTTTTGTGCTTGCTTCTATGGGTTTGTTTCAAGAATGTCCTCGTCTTGAAGATCTGGTTACTTGTTGTTTTCTTATCCATGTGGGTGGCTCTATTCAGTGGGCTAGGTTCCTCCATCTTCAGTGGTATGGTTGGTGTCATTAAGTCTGGTACTAAGAAGGATAATTACGGTGTTACTTGTGCTGCAGGTAGTGCATTCTACGGGTTGATGTGGACCGGGTTCACCTTAGCCTTCATCACTATGTTGATCTTGATGTGGCAAGCCTGGAACGTTAGAAAGAGTGTTGGTGTTGTCATtaacgaagaagaagctgcCGAACATGGTGAAGTGGAAATGGTTGGTGGTGATAGTGGCAGTGTTTCATCCAAGGTCAGTGAACAAAAAGTGTTCGGTGGCGTTGAAAAGATCTCTGACAAAGAATAA